In Leptospira brenneri, a single genomic region encodes these proteins:
- a CDS encoding AAA family ATPase, whose product MTNPPGKISESPTIPNQAKTDRKFDIRSLLEEGPLPISEGKNQSMGLDEKLRKAYFWITNFAIINPFYDIEYNETPPLKFTIGDSKSVITLPTAQSYSSFVLLPLLSLIARGKCLLVGGPGRGKTASAILMGVIAGYPIKEIKRAIQHGQPQMTITDLLGNPLPSDMMQAKSMDEIKIAWRKWLGMQVKIIDEYNRIPTRTQSALLTIMGDNYAEIYDQIYECPEAAWYLTANDDAGGGTYQVIEALRDRIDIVVKAPHFNTRFIKDLIQRVEEGYKPETLVPKEIIFSKEEIDTISTEIRSISFPPKLRRRMEFFTSQFEFMEYAGEQLEYKTKDTAKLSTVDFGVLSSSETGKDKTKDLGSQTKNGLSVRAIFTCINYAKALAYFRGLNEVTLDDLSHVLPFVLHDKLVQNSDSPFFEDADHKVYRSDRVSWIRKLFSLSLSEYERLGLDKNDTIANLSIKFEEGLEGLSVKETKQRLVEIEKEIESMAKQRKLYGHMFDDLLKLKYLHQRYTNYLKWAESNV is encoded by the coding sequence ATGACAAACCCTCCAGGAAAAATCTCCGAATCCCCAACCATACCAAACCAAGCTAAAACAGATCGTAAGTTCGATATCAGGTCTCTTTTAGAAGAAGGCCCTCTTCCAATAAGCGAAGGCAAAAACCAATCGATGGGACTCGATGAAAAATTACGGAAGGCATATTTTTGGATCACTAATTTTGCCATCATCAACCCATTTTATGATATCGAATACAACGAGACCCCTCCTTTAAAATTCACAATTGGAGATTCAAAATCTGTAATCACTCTGCCCACAGCACAAAGTTATTCTAGTTTTGTTTTACTCCCTCTTCTTTCTCTCATTGCAAGAGGTAAATGTTTGTTAGTTGGTGGACCAGGGCGTGGAAAAACAGCATCCGCCATCCTTATGGGAGTGATTGCCGGATACCCTATCAAAGAAATTAAACGAGCCATCCAACATGGCCAACCACAAATGACAATTACCGATTTATTAGGAAATCCACTTCCTAGCGATATGATGCAAGCCAAGTCAATGGATGAAATCAAAATCGCTTGGCGAAAATGGCTCGGGATGCAAGTCAAAATCATCGACGAATACAATCGGATTCCGACAAGGACTCAATCTGCCCTTCTCACCATTATGGGTGATAATTATGCGGAAATTTATGACCAAATCTACGAATGTCCTGAGGCGGCATGGTATCTCACTGCCAACGATGACGCCGGTGGTGGAACCTATCAAGTGATTGAAGCTCTTCGTGACCGAATTGATATCGTTGTCAAAGCACCTCACTTTAACACACGTTTTATCAAAGATTTGATCCAAAGAGTAGAAGAAGGATATAAACCAGAAACACTCGTCCCCAAAGAAATTATTTTTTCTAAAGAAGAAATTGATACCATTAGCACAGAAATTCGAAGTATTAGTTTTCCACCCAAACTTCGTCGTAGGATGGAATTTTTTACTTCTCAATTTGAATTTATGGAATACGCAGGGGAACAATTAGAATACAAAACCAAAGATACCGCCAAACTGAGTACAGTTGATTTCGGAGTTTTAAGTTCCTCTGAAACGGGGAAAGACAAAACCAAAGACTTAGGTTCACAAACAAAAAACGGGCTGAGTGTCCGGGCCATTTTTACATGTATCAATTATGCAAAGGCACTCGCCTATTTTCGAGGGCTAAATGAAGTCACCCTCGATGATTTAAGTCATGTATTACCGTTTGTTCTACATGATAAATTAGTTCAAAATTCGGATTCTCCTTTTTTTGAAGATGCAGATCACAAGGTTTATCGCAGTGACCGAGTGAGTTGGATTCGAAAACTATTTAGTTTATCCTTAAGCGAATACGAAAGACTTGGATTGGATAAAAATGATACAATTGCCAATCTTTCCATTAAATTCGAAGAAGGTTTAGAAGGACTTTCTGTAAAAGAAACCAAACAAAGACTAGTTGAGATTGAAAAAGAAATTGAATCTATGGCAAAACAACGAAAGTTATACGGCCATATGTTTGATGATCTATTAAAACTCAAATATCTGCACCAAAGGTATACTAATTACCTAAAATGGGCGGAATCAAATGTATGA
- a CDS encoding citrate/2-methylcitrate synthase has translation MSEVEFHIKGKTYKLPVIVGTDGKEGIDLTDFYRKTGLVTVDPGLFNTALGLSKVSRRDPEKGELTYRGYDLKELAYQSTFVETSFLLIYGNLPTKQELTDFSGRLSKHSMIHEDMLNLFDGFPGVANPLAVLSVMVTSLSSYYLEEYEEKLDMGVDLIARLLAKIRTIAAFTYKHAVGHPFVYPLDKNPYCTNFLYMMHKMPANDYTVPDEFDRILNQMWILHADHEQNVSNTAVQVVGSTQANLFASISAGIMAQWGAREGGRPTAAIGLIEDIIKTKTPVKDYFERFKRGGLTIRNNGFGQKAYDVVSPRAQVAREIIHEFYKGRKLTAVEDVALQIDEVVWNDSYFMENLLYPNLEYYSGLVFHTLGIPKNMFSVMQVIGRLPGWLAHWREQRMKGDFSKVRPKQIYVGENQRKYIPVQNRL, from the coding sequence ATGAGTGAAGTGGAATTCCACATCAAGGGCAAAACATATAAATTACCGGTCATTGTTGGTACCGATGGAAAAGAAGGAATCGACCTAACCGATTTTTACAGAAAAACAGGTCTCGTCACCGTAGATCCTGGTTTATTCAACACGGCTCTTGGTTTATCGAAAGTTTCTAGACGTGATCCCGAAAAAGGTGAGTTAACTTATCGTGGTTATGATCTGAAAGAACTTGCTTACCAATCCACTTTTGTAGAAACTTCATTTTTATTAATTTATGGCAATCTTCCCACCAAGCAAGAGTTAACTGACTTCTCTGGTCGACTCTCAAAACACTCCATGATTCATGAAGATATGTTAAACCTATTTGATGGTTTTCCTGGTGTGGCAAATCCACTTGCTGTTTTATCAGTGATGGTAACCTCTCTTTCTAGTTATTATTTAGAAGAGTATGAAGAAAAACTAGACATGGGTGTGGATTTAATTGCAAGATTACTCGCAAAAATTCGCACCATTGCAGCTTTCACATACAAACACGCTGTAGGTCATCCGTTTGTTTATCCATTAGATAAAAATCCGTATTGCACTAACTTCCTTTATATGATGCATAAAATGCCTGCGAACGATTATACTGTTCCCGATGAATTTGATCGCATTTTGAACCAGATGTGGATACTCCATGCAGATCACGAACAAAACGTATCTAACACTGCGGTGCAAGTCGTCGGATCCACCCAAGCCAATTTATTTGCCTCTATCTCTGCAGGGATTATGGCACAATGGGGAGCTCGTGAAGGGGGAAGACCCACAGCAGCCATTGGACTCATTGAAGACATCATCAAAACAAAAACACCTGTTAAAGATTACTTTGAAAGGTTCAAACGTGGTGGTCTAACGATCCGTAATAATGGTTTCGGACAAAAGGCTTACGATGTGGTAAGCCCACGAGCACAAGTCGCTCGGGAAATCATTCATGAATTTTACAAAGGCAGAAAATTAACAGCTGTGGAAGATGTTGCCCTCCAAATTGATGAAGTGGTTTGGAACGACTCCTATTTTATGGAAAATCTCCTTTACCCCAATTTAGAATACTACTCAGGACTAGTATTTCACACATTGGGAATCCCTAAGAATATGTTCTCTGTCATGCAAGTGATTGGTCGACTTCCTGGTTGGCTGGCTCACTGGAGAGAACAAAGAATGAAGGGAGATTTCTCAAAAGTTCGTCCAAAACAAATATATGTGGGCGAAAACCAAAGAAAATACATCCCTGTTCAGAACCGCCTATAG
- a CDS encoding c-type cytochrome: MNSKKVLVSLFALSFAVVMVACGDSKPKEETPAAVESSAAADPDLAKGEELYLQNCSSCHGEKGAGDGAAAAALNPKPRNYKSPASEWKNGNTAAGVTKTLKEGIKGSPMVAYGHLGDDNIRILAKYVEHLSKN; this comes from the coding sequence ATGAACTCAAAAAAAGTTTTAGTATCTCTCTTCGCACTCTCCTTCGCTGTTGTGATGGTTGCTTGTGGCGATTCCAAACCAAAAGAAGAAACACCTGCTGCTGTTGAATCTAGTGCTGCTGCGGATCCAGATCTTGCTAAAGGAGAAGAACTCTACCTACAAAACTGTTCTTCTTGCCACGGTGAAAAAGGTGCTGGTGACGGTGCTGCTGCTGCTGCTCTCAACCCAAAACCTAGAAACTACAAATCTCCTGCTTCCGAATGGAAAAACGGAAATACTGCTGCTGGTGTGACTAAAACATTGAAAGAAGGGATCAAAGGATCTCCAATGGTTGCTTACGGACACTTAGGTGACGATAACATCCGCATCCTTGCAAAATACGTAGAACATCTTTCTAAAAATTAA
- a CDS encoding TIGR01777 family oxidoreductase → MKIGILGGTGLIGKSFIALATQKGHRFRVFSRKTSLPPELSSYPELEFVSCILPQAADLEGLDAIINLVGEPIAGVRWTEERKTLIETSRIDFTRGLVARVVDLKSPPKVFVNASAVGYYGMSEEPHPPYSEKKEPGDDFLAKLCVEWENQTLPLKTKGIRSLVFRTGIILSSKGGALEKMLPPFLFGVGGSIATGKQGMSWIHILDFISAMLHLMQLESEAGAYNLVSPHPVSNEEFSRILAKTLHRPNFFKVPSFAIQALYGEGSVVITKGQYVIPERLLSSGYEFQFQNLEKALLNLLEK, encoded by the coding sequence ATGAAAATCGGAATTTTAGGTGGCACTGGCCTTATCGGTAAATCATTCATTGCGCTTGCGACCCAGAAAGGGCATCGTTTCCGGGTTTTTTCTAGAAAAACTTCCCTACCCCCAGAACTATCTTCCTACCCAGAGTTGGAATTTGTCTCTTGTATTCTTCCGCAAGCTGCTGATTTGGAAGGTTTAGATGCAATCATCAACTTGGTTGGTGAGCCAATAGCTGGCGTTAGGTGGACAGAAGAACGAAAAACTCTGATCGAAACTTCCCGTATCGATTTTACGAGAGGTCTTGTGGCTCGTGTTGTGGATTTAAAATCTCCGCCGAAAGTTTTTGTCAATGCGAGTGCTGTTGGTTATTATGGAATGTCGGAAGAACCTCATCCTCCTTATTCCGAGAAAAAAGAACCAGGTGATGACTTCCTTGCCAAACTTTGTGTGGAATGGGAGAACCAAACTCTTCCTTTAAAAACAAAAGGAATCCGTTCTTTAGTATTTAGAACTGGAATCATTCTATCTTCAAAAGGAGGAGCTTTGGAAAAAATGCTTCCTCCTTTTTTATTCGGAGTGGGTGGTTCGATTGCCACAGGCAAACAAGGGATGAGTTGGATACATATATTGGATTTTATTTCTGCAATGTTACACTTAATGCAGTTAGAATCGGAGGCAGGAGCTTATAATTTAGTATCTCCGCATCCAGTCAGTAACGAAGAGTTTTCACGTATTTTAGCAAAAACACTCCATCGCCCCAACTTTTTTAAGGTTCCTTCCTTCGCCATACAGGCGCTCTATGGTGAAGGATCGGTTGTCATCACAAAAGGACAGTATGTAATTCCCGAAAGATTACTCTCTAGCGGTTATGAGTTTCAGTTTCAAAATTTAGAAAAGGCACTCTTAAATCTTTTAGAAAAGTAG
- a CDS encoding phenylacetate--CoA ligase family protein: protein MLESWKLELDRLVKSRFAPIWNVSIGDRIEKEDFDFVKEFHLAFCQAKTNQMEFDRKAAIRFIRKNQYLSLFFKNQLNGLSPEDDFESIPFTTREDLQTKMTEIIPVMVDLNRMVINPTSGTTGQPILAPNHPKAIGCYVPLIEWTVGRYGVIPKHKPESTFAIQLCYQENTIVYATTHSLAGGAKFAKINLHQNSWKDSSDLENFIKESSPQILTGDPYALEAAMKMGLNYKPEAIHSTALELTDSLRKKLEQHFECPVINSYSLNETGPIAYACPKNPDWMHILPHDLYVEIISDKTGEVEPSGNVGEIVITGGRNPYLPLLRYKTGDRGELRYGPCHCGDNFPRLRLLSGRKPVYFTKPYGETVNPVDVARILRRNPHIYQFQMEQFTNKDFICRVSASHEFSKLTKQEEGTESTAQGNTLQIQLQLELESLLGFGSQVQIDTNFPLDGKKQPAFINSYAESKEKSQ, encoded by the coding sequence ATGTTAGAGAGTTGGAAGCTGGAGTTAGATCGTTTGGTAAAATCACGATTTGCTCCAATTTGGAATGTTAGCATCGGAGATAGAATCGAAAAAGAAGATTTTGATTTTGTAAAAGAATTTCACCTGGCTTTTTGTCAGGCCAAAACAAATCAAATGGAGTTTGATCGTAAGGCCGCTATTCGATTTATCAGAAAAAACCAATACCTTTCTCTATTTTTTAAAAACCAATTGAATGGATTATCACCAGAAGATGATTTTGAATCCATTCCCTTTACCACCAGAGAAGACCTCCAAACCAAGATGACAGAAATCATTCCCGTTATGGTAGATCTGAATCGAATGGTCATCAATCCCACATCGGGAACTACAGGCCAACCCATACTCGCTCCCAACCATCCCAAAGCAATTGGTTGTTATGTACCCCTCATTGAATGGACTGTAGGAAGATATGGTGTCATACCCAAACACAAACCTGAGTCCACCTTTGCCATTCAGCTTTGTTACCAAGAAAATACAATCGTATATGCAACAACTCATAGTTTGGCGGGAGGTGCTAAATTTGCAAAAATCAATCTTCACCAAAACTCATGGAAAGATAGTTCTGATTTAGAAAATTTTATTAAGGAATCTTCCCCACAAATCCTAACAGGAGATCCTTACGCTTTAGAAGCTGCCATGAAAATGGGACTAAATTACAAACCCGAAGCCATTCATTCCACAGCACTTGAACTAACAGATAGTTTACGAAAGAAACTAGAACAACATTTCGAGTGCCCAGTCATCAATTCCTATTCTTTAAATGAAACAGGTCCCATTGCTTATGCATGTCCCAAAAATCCCGATTGGATGCACATCCTTCCCCATGATTTATATGTAGAAATCATTTCTGACAAAACGGGAGAAGTAGAACCTAGTGGCAATGTGGGAGAAATTGTAATAACAGGAGGACGAAATCCTTACCTACCTTTACTTCGTTACAAAACGGGAGATAGAGGAGAACTTCGTTATGGTCCTTGTCATTGTGGTGACAACTTTCCTCGCCTGCGATTGTTATCTGGTAGAAAACCTGTATATTTCACAAAACCTTATGGAGAAACGGTAAATCCCGTTGATGTTGCAAGAATTCTCAGAAGGAATCCTCATATCTACCAATTCCAAATGGAACAATTTACCAATAAGGATTTTATTTGTCGAGTTTCTGCTTCCCATGAATTCTCTAAACTTACAAAACAAGAAGAAGGAACAGAATCAACTGCACAAGGGAATACATTACAAATTCAATTACAATTGGAACTAGAATCACTACTTGGGTTCGGATCCCAGGTTCAAATTGACACCAACTTTCCGTTAGATGGGAAAAAACAACCAGCCTTCATCAACTCTTATGCGGAATCAAAGGAAAAATCACAATGA
- a CDS encoding vWA domain-containing protein gives MDFVKDWELKWEDALKLWSDYVKLTPAKFLFSKSEEKTEGLSGSFAAIRLLDHRVLLSVEQIQKYKLENYPLEILGHEIGHHVYCPGDLNDQAKLIYLAGLALPKLGHLTSTIVNIYEDLYINDHLKRYNHLRMEEVYQRIGKNEDRFWNFYMRTYELLWALPSETLTDGKVEDLIQSDASLVCRMIRNFPNDWEKGMFDFASICFPYFFKSDGETIQILGKISSILDTLDAGKGMAPPSGITDIEVESEIFSSELGSIKKRELSPTDFSSICNAMGIEADISDIVYRYYKDKALPYLVPFPELRTPGAKEKILEGNDLWDPGSPLEKINWMESAIRSPIVVPGYTTVEDVYGETESQEVEINPIDLDLFVDCSGSMPNPQTSLSYLTLAGAIISLSALRTGSHVRVTLWSGKKEYKTTSGFIRDEKEILKVLTGYFGGGTCFPLDLLEDGYKEKPKRKRHILMISDDGIDTMFTQRYPKDPRSIVKNALETAEGGGSMVLQLYNPKGNKIVTEMGESGWEIYPIQNWEDLIQFSKKFVQKNYVRNQILHQTNS, from the coding sequence ATGGACTTCGTAAAAGACTGGGAACTTAAGTGGGAGGATGCACTCAAACTTTGGAGCGATTATGTAAAACTAACGCCAGCTAAATTTTTGTTTTCGAAATCAGAAGAAAAAACAGAAGGCCTATCGGGATCTTTTGCTGCCATTCGTTTGTTAGACCATAGGGTTCTTCTCTCTGTAGAACAAATTCAAAAATACAAACTAGAAAACTATCCTCTGGAAATTTTAGGCCACGAAATTGGACACCATGTATATTGCCCAGGAGACTTAAACGACCAAGCCAAACTCATTTACCTTGCCGGTTTAGCACTTCCAAAACTTGGCCATTTGACATCTACAATTGTTAATATTTATGAAGATCTTTATATCAACGATCATCTAAAACGTTATAATCATTTACGAATGGAAGAAGTATACCAAAGAATTGGCAAAAATGAGGACAGGTTCTGGAACTTCTACATGAGAACTTACGAACTACTATGGGCACTTCCTTCTGAAACTTTAACGGATGGAAAGGTAGAAGATTTAATTCAATCCGATGCTAGCCTTGTCTGTCGAATGATACGAAACTTTCCCAATGACTGGGAAAAAGGTATGTTCGATTTTGCAAGTATATGTTTTCCTTATTTTTTTAAATCGGATGGAGAGACAATTCAAATTCTTGGGAAAATTTCTTCCATTTTAGACACGTTAGACGCTGGTAAAGGGATGGCACCCCCATCTGGAATCACAGATATCGAAGTCGAATCTGAGATATTTTCTTCTGAACTTGGATCTATAAAAAAAAGGGAACTAAGTCCGACAGACTTTTCTTCTATTTGTAACGCAATGGGGATAGAAGCAGATATTTCGGACATAGTGTACAGATACTATAAAGACAAAGCATTACCTTATCTAGTTCCTTTTCCTGAATTACGAACCCCAGGAGCTAAAGAAAAAATTTTAGAAGGAAATGATTTATGGGATCCAGGATCCCCTTTAGAAAAAATCAATTGGATGGAATCAGCAATTCGCAGTCCAATTGTAGTGCCAGGATACACAACCGTAGAAGATGTTTATGGAGAAACAGAATCACAAGAAGTTGAAATTAACCCAATCGACTTAGACTTGTTTGTTGACTGTTCAGGATCGATGCCTAACCCACAAACGAGTTTGTCTTATTTAACACTTGCTGGTGCCATCATTTCTTTATCGGCATTGCGAACTGGTAGCCACGTCCGAGTCACATTGTGGTCTGGAAAAAAAGAATATAAAACCACAAGTGGGTTTATTAGGGATGAAAAAGAAATTTTAAAAGTTCTCACTGGATACTTTGGAGGAGGAACCTGTTTCCCTTTGGATTTGTTAGAAGATGGTTACAAAGAAAAACCGAAACGAAAAAGGCATATCTTGATGATTTCGGATGATGGAATTGATACTATGTTTACTCAAAGATATCCAAAAGATCCAAGGTCCATTGTAAAAAATGCCTTAGAAACTGCGGAAGGTGGTGGTTCTATGGTTTTGCAACTTTATAATCCTAAGGGAAATAAAATCGTCACAGAGATGGGGGAATCAGGTTGGGAAATTTATCCGATCCAAAACTGGGAAGACCTGATTCAGTTCAGTAAAAAATTTGTTCAAAAAAATTATGTTAGAAATCAGATACTACATCAAACAAATTCTTAA
- a CDS encoding STAS domain-containing protein, producing MMEEFKIRLGFENGGNLPVIHISGEITSEAEEEIVESYESIPSDKRTRVILNFSETSYINSAGIATLISLITKSSENQGKIEFAGLNTHFRKVMDIVGLTDFVLIHDSLNSALTQV from the coding sequence ATGATGGAAGAGTTTAAGATTCGGTTGGGATTTGAGAATGGGGGAAACCTCCCTGTGATTCACATTTCTGGCGAGATCACGTCCGAAGCCGAGGAAGAGATTGTTGAATCTTACGAATCCATCCCTTCTGACAAACGAACTCGTGTCATTTTAAACTTTTCAGAAACTTCCTATATCAATTCTGCAGGAATTGCTACTCTCATCAGTCTCATTACAAAATCTTCTGAGAACCAAGGGAAAATTGAGTTCGCTGGACTCAATACCCACTTTCGTAAAGTGATGGATATTGTCGGTCTCACTGACTTTGTTCTCATTCACGATTCTCTTAATTCTGCACTCACCCAAGTCTAA